The sequence below is a genomic window from Methylophilus sp. DW102.
TACGCACTTGTTGATTGAGATCGGCGCGCCTGAGCTAGACCTTGTTTTGCGATTCAAAGCGCATGCTTTGATGCAAGCCATCGAACAAAGTAATCCTGCCGGCATTATTGACCTCACCCCTGGCATACGCTCCTTGCAAGTGCATTACCAGCCTGAACAGCTGCCATTAAAAACATTATTGGCGTTGATCCAAGAAATTTGGGGCAAACTCAGTTCAACGCAAGACATTACCGTGCCATCCAGGGTAGTGCATTTGCCATTGTCCTGGGACGATCCCGCTTGCCAATTGGCGATCGAAAAATATATGACCACCGTGCGTAAAGATGCGCCTTGGTGCCCGAGCAACCTGGAGTTCATCCGCCGCATTAATGAATTGCCGGATATTCAAAAAGTGCAGGAAATCGTTTTTGACGCCAGTTACCTGGTCATGGGGCTGGGTGATGTTTACCTTGGCGCGCCAGTCGCCACCCCCTTGGATCCAAGGCACCGATTAGTCACTACCAAATACAACCCGGCCAGAACCTGGACGGCCGAGAACTCCGTCGGCATTGGCGGCGCTTACATGTGCGTTTACGGTATGGAGGGCCCAGGGGGTTACCAGTTTGTGGGCCGCACCCTGCAAATGTGGAGTCGCTATAAAAAGGTAGCTGCGTTTGAAGGAAAGCCATGGTTATTGAATTTCTTTGACCAGATTCGCTTTTACCCAGTGTCGGCCGAAGAATTACTTGTCATCCGGCGTGATTTTCCACTCGGTCGCTATCCATTAAAGATTGAAGAGACCAGCCTCAATCTTTCGCAATATCAGTCCTTCTTGGCGCGGGAAGCATCATCGATTCAAGCGTTCAGGACCCATCAAAAAACCGCATTCGATGCGGAGCGTCAGCGCTGGATTGACACTGGCCAGGCCCATTTTGAAATAGATGAAAATTTAGCCAGTGATACTGAAGAATCCACTTTGGCCGAGGGGCAGATCGGCGTGGAGAGTCATATTGCTGGGAATTTGTGGCAAGTCGTTGTGCAGATTGGGCAACAGGTGACCGCTGGCGAATCTTTAGTCATTCTTGAATCCATGAAAATGGAAATTGAAATCCAAGCACCTGTCGATGGTGTCGTGGCAGAGATACGTGTCTCCCCTGGCTCACCAGTCAAAGCCGGGCAGTGTGTGGTCGTGATTAACGAAGCTTAAAGGACATTGAAATGAAACACCCATATAACCTGCAATTGGATGCCCTTAAAAGTGCGTATGCCAACCATGCACTCTCACCCCGTGAACTCATTCAAGCATTGCGCGAAAGAGCCCTCCAGTTAAATCCAGAATACAAGCTCTTCATCCACATTCTGACCGAAGAAGAATTAGCGCCTTATCTGGCAAATCTAGAGGCAACCGGGCCGGAAAGCTTACCGCTGTATGGCGTCCCATTTGCGGTCAAGGATAACATCGACCTGGCCGGTGTCCCGACCACGGCGGCATGTCCTGCGTTTAGTTACATCCCGGCAAAAAATGCCACCATTGTTGCGCAGTTGATCGCACTAGGCGCGATCCCCATCGGTAAAACGAATCTTGATCAGTTTGCAACTGGCCTGAACGGCACCCGCTCCCCCTATGGACTCTGCCGCAATAGCGTCCTTGCTGAATATCCCAGTGGCGGCTCCAGTGCAGGCTCCGCGCTGGCAGTGGCATTGGGACTGGCATCGTTTGCACTCGGGACGGATACCGCAGGCAGCGGGCGTGTTCCGGCAACGCTCAACAACCTGATTGGATTGAAAGCCACCAAGGGCTTAATTTCAACAGCTGGCGTGGTGCCAGCTTGTCGCACACTGGATTGCACGACCTTTTTTACCGCGACTGCATTGGAAGCAAGCAAACTGCTAGCACTCACTGCGCATAAGGATCCAGATGACGAATACAGTCGTGCCAATGTTGGCTGGAACACGGGCAGATCGTTTGGCATCCCCGCCACTGGATTTAAGTTTGGCGTCCCTAAACAATTAGAGTTTCTAGGTTGCGCTGAAAGTCAGGCCCTCTTTGAGCGCTCAGTCTCCACCCTTGAGACCATGGGAGGCATCGCCATTGAAATAGACTTCAGTGCCTTTCTGGAGGCTGCGAAGCTTCTTTACGAGGGCCCTTGGGTCGCTGAAAGATACAGCGTCGTTGGCGAGTTGATTGAGAACACTCCTGAAGCGGTGCTGCCCGTCATCAGAGATGTGCTACAGAAAGCACCAACTGCTACAGCGGTGCAAGCGTTTAGAGCACAATACAAATTACAAGCGCTAAAAGTCAAGACGGATGCCATTCTTGCCAATCTGGATTTTATTATCACGCCAGCCTATCCGCGCCCGGTCACCTTGGCTGAGCTAGCGGCAGAGCCTGTGAAACGCAACTCTGATTTGGGGACTTACACCAACTTCATGAATCTGCTGGACTATGCGGCGGTAGCGGTTCCGGCTGGATTCATGCGGAATGGCCTGCCTTCAGGGGTGACTTTGTTTGGGCGGGCATTCTGTGACCAATATCTTTTAAGTATTGCTGACAGTTTTCAGCGCACCTCAAAACTACCGCTGATTGGTCAATTCGAACACATGGCCGCGCCCCCAACCACCTTGGCAAAAAATGATCGCTCACAGCTGCTGGTGTGTGGCGCACATTTAGACGGTTTGCCCTTGAATTGGCAATTAAAAGACAAAGGCGGGCAATTGCTCAAGAAAACACAGACCTCCTCTGCTTACCAGTTTTATGCCTTGGCGGGCTCACCACCCAAACGACCAGGGTTAAGAAGAGTTGCAACAGGGGGCCGGTCATTTGAGGTGGAAATCTGGGAAATCCCCACCCAAGAGCTAGGTGCCTTTCTAAATGATATTCCGGCACCATTAGGACTCGGCAAGGTTGAACTGATGGATGGGTCGTGGGTCACCGGCTTTATTTGTGAGGACTACGCACTGGAAACGGCAGATCAAATCTCTCAGTTTTCTGGATGGCGAGATTACTTGCAACACCAATAGCTTTGCTGGGTCTGTCAGCTGACCACTGACGTTTCCCTTATCCATTCAAAAATCTTTTTTGCTTTTAATAAGGATGTTACACAAAAAGATGACTATTTTTAGAGCAGCGTGGCTAAGCGCCCTCGTTTCAGCCTCAACGTTGGGGAGAAGTTCAAGCGCCGGCAGAACTAACAGCAACGGGCTTTGGGAGGTTAAGAACTTGAATGACAGTCGAATGGTTTTCGCTTTGAGCAGAGCACTCTGCAAAAGCGCTGGACGCTGTATTCAATATTATAAAAAAGTACCCAGCTTGATCAGAGGGTACACAATCGTCCAGGCAAAGTACTGTAGTAATCACGCGCAGTGGGGAGGCCCTCCAGCCATTGCGTTTTCACAAGACAGCTTGGCTTCACTTTAGGATAGTTTATGGCTTGGTTACAACTTTTCGCCGCTGGCATTCTGGAAATCATCTTCGCTTACGCGATCAAAGAGTCGGATGGTTTTTCAAAACTGCTACCATCACTTATGACGCTGCTTACAGTGATAGGAAGCTTTTGGTTGCTGTCTTCAGCGATGCGCACCATCCCCATGGGCACTGCTTACACTGTTTGGACGGGGATTGGTGGCGTTGGTGCATTTATCGTTGGCATCACGGTGCTCTCTGAACCCATCACAATGTTGCGATTGCTTGCGGCAACCTTAATCATTTCTGGGCTGATACTCATGAAAGTTGCCGGATCATAAACCATGAAATGGCAACAGCACTCGCCCTAAAGGGTCGCTCACTTAACGCTCACCTTGCGTGAGACGACGTATTTATTCTTTTAACAGCACGTCTGTGATCAAGCAGACTTTGCTGATGTAGCTTACTTCGTTGCCATTGCCCAAGCTTATACGATTCAAGCCCAACCTTAGGCAATCTACAGCGCGCAACCCATCATTGCGAAAATGGGATAGTTGAATTCACACGAAACTCGCATGATACGACCATGATTTTTAATTGCTAGGGGAAGCTGTCATGAGCGTATCGTTAAAGCCAACGCTGAATGGTTGGCATTTATGGGGACTGGCCGTCGGGCTGGTGATTTCTGGCGAATATTTTGGCTGGAGTTACGGCTGGGATAAAGCGGGAACCTTGGGTTTTTTGGTGACCACGCTCTTTATCGCGCTGATGTACACCACCTTTATTTTCAGTTTTACCGAACTCACTACTTCTATTCCACATGCCGGTGGGCCGTTTGCTTACGCCAGACGGGCTTTTGGTCCTAAGATGGCGTATGTTGCCGGTTATGCCACCTTGATTGAGTTTTTATTCGCACCGCCGGCCATTGCGATGGCGATTGGCGCCTATCTGAATGTGCAATATCCGGGCATAGACCCCAAGCTTTTTGCCGTGGGTGCTTATATTGTATTTGTCAGTTTGAATATTGTTGGGGTGCATATCGCGGCCACCTTTGAACTGCTGGTCACCTTGCTCGCGATTATTGAGTTATTGGTGTTTATGGGCGTGGTTGCCCCCGGTTTCTCGATGACAAACTTTGTCGCACATGGCTGGGCAGGTAATGACGTTTTTAGCAGCGCAGCGATTCCAGGCATGGTGGCGGCGATTCCATTTGCCATTTGGTTTTTTCTCGCCATTGAAGGCGTGGCCATGGCGGCAGAAGAAGCCAAAGATCCGAGAAGAACGATCCCCAAAGCCTATATTGCCGGGATTCTGACGCTGGTGTTTCTGGCCATAGGCGTGATGTTATATGCAGGTGGCGTAGGTGACTGGAGAACCCTGGCCAATGTCAACGATCCTATTCCACAGGCAATGAAAGTGGTGGTGGGTGAGAACAGTGGCTGGTTACATATGCTGGTTTGGATTGGCTTGCTAGGATTGATTGCCTCTTTTCACGGAATTTTGCTTGGTTGCTCACGGCAGATTTTTGCCCTGGCACGCGCCGGATTTATGCCCAAATACTTTGAAGCCACGCATGCGCGCTTTAGAACCCCACATCGCGCGTTGATCGCTGGGGCCGTGGTCGGCCTGGCAGCTATTTTGAGTGATGACTTACAGTTTAATGGCATGACGCTCACGGCAAACTTGATCACGATGGCGGTATTCGGGGCCATCGTCATGTATATCGTTTCGATGCTGAGCTTTTTTGCGCTAAGAAAAAACGAGCCTGCGCTGGATCGCCCGTTCCGTACCATGGGTTATCCGCTGTTTCCGGCCATTGCCTTGAGCCTTGCCGTGATCAGTTTGCTGACCATGGTCTACTACAATCAGGCATTGGCGCTGGTGTTTGCCGTGCTGATGGCAGTGGGCTATATTTATTTCAGCCTGACAAAAGGGCAACGCGACACCGCGACTGACCATTAAACGCGGACAATCCATGCAAGGTACGTAAAGGAGTCCCCTGTTGATTCCTTGGAGAGTGAGAAAAAGATGGCTTACAGTTACAGCGTCGGCGTACACCAGTATCAGTTTAAAGACTTGAAAGAAGTGATGGCAAAAGCCTCACCGCCGCGCTCTGGCGACTTTCTCGCAGGCGTGGCTGCAGAGACTTATGTCGAACGGATGGCCGCCAGAATGTGCCTCGCCAGTGTGCCGCTCAAACGCTTTTTAGAGGAGTTGTTGCTGCCTTATGAACAAGACGAAGTGACGCGCTTGATCATTGATACGCATGATGCGCAGGCATTTAGTGAAATCAGCCATCTCACCGTAGGCGACTTTCGAGATTGGCTATTGCTGGATACCACGGATACCGCCACGCTGACACGGGTTGCCAAAGGCATCACGCCGGAAATGGCGGCAGCGGTCAGCAAACTAATGCGCAACCAGGACTTGATCCTGGTCGCCAAAAAATGCCAAGTGACGACCGCATTCCGAAATACCATCGGTCTGCCGGGTCGGCTGTCTGTGCGCTTGCAGCCCAACCACCCGACCGACGATGCCCGCGGCATTGCCGCTTCTCTGCTAGACGGATTACTGTATGGCTCCGGGGATGCGGTGATCGGCATCAACCCGGCCACCGATAGCATTCCTGGCTTGATGAACTTATATTACCTGGTTGATGAAGTCATTAACCAATATGAGATTCCCACCCAGTCGTGCATCCTGACCCATGTTACCAACCAGATTCAACTCATTGAAAAAGGCGCGCCGATTGATTTGGTGTTTCAATCGATTGCCGGCACCGAGCAAGCCAATAAAACGTTTGGCATTAATCTTTCCATTCTAGATGAAGCTTATTCTGCAGCCTTGTCACTGCAACGCGGCACGGTAGGCCAAAACGTCATGTATTTTGAAACCGGCCAGGGCTCGGCACTGTCGGCCAACGCCAATTTTGGCATGGACCAGCAAACCTGCGAGGCACGTGCCTATGCCGTCGCCCGCCACTTTTCTCCCTTACTCACCAATACGGTGGTGGGCTTTATCGGGCCTGAATACCTGTACGATGGCAAACAGATCATCCGCGCCGGTCTGGAAGACCATTTCTGCGGTAAGTTGCTGGGCCTGCCGTTGGGGTGTGATGTCTGCTATACCAACCATGCCGAGGCAGATCAAGACGACATGGACACCTTGATGACCTTGCTGTCTGTGGCTGGTATTACCTTCATCATGGGCATTCCAGGGGCGGATGACATCATGCTTAATTATCAGACCACCTCCTTTCACGACGCCCTCTATTTGCGTAAAACACTCAACCTGAAGCCAGCACCGGAGTTTGAGCAGTGGCTACAACGCATGAACCTGATGGATCACACCGGCATGATCCGCCCGGTAGACAATAGCCATGCCTTGTTACAAAATAAACCCAAGCAATTAATGAGTGCCCCTTAATATGCATCAGCCTCCTGCAGCCCCTAGCACAGGCATCGTCAGCGAAGATCCCTGGTCACAGCTTAAAAGCTTTACGCAAGCGCGGATTGCACTCGGCAGGGTAGGTAGCAGCCTGCCTACGCAAGAAGTCCTGGATTTCAGCTTGAGCCATGCATTGGCCAGGGATGCGGTTCATCTTGGCCTGGATACCCAGGCGTTGATGGCGCAAATTCAAGCGACATTGTCAGTCGATGTCCATCAGGTTCAGAGCAAGGCACCAGACCGGGCTTCTTATTTATTAAGGCCCGATTGGGGCCGTCAACTGAGTGAAGACAGCGGGCTACTCCTCAAAGCAGCCAAACCAAAACAAGCGATTGATTTATTACTGGTGGTGGCGGATGGCTTGTCTTCACTGGCAATCAAAAATCACGCGCTGCCGTTATTGCAAGAAATTCATGCGCAAGCCCCTGCGGAATGGCATCTGGGGCCGGTGGTGATTGCCTCCCAGGCCAGGGTTGCACTGGCCGATGAAGTGGGCGAAATGCTTGGCGCAAACATGGTAGCCATGCTGATTGGTGAGCGGCCTGGACTCAGCTCGCCGGATAGTCTGGGGATTTATTTGACGCATCAGCCACGGCGTGGCCGGAGTGATGCGGACAGGAACTGTATTTCCAATGTCAGGCCAGATGGCCTGGGTTATGCTGCCGCCGCAAAAAAATTGTTATGGCTGGCAAAAGAAGCCAACCGTTTAAAATTGTCCGGCGTTGCACTCAAAGATGAAAGCGATGTCGTTATGGTTCAAGACGCGCCTTCCGGCCAATGACGCTAAACTGCCACCTCATCCATGAAAGCGCTTGAAGGTGGTAGAGGGCGCTTCACCAAACATCTTTTTATACTCCTGCGAAAAATGTCCAAAATGCCAGAAGCCCCATGAAGTGGCTGCCTCCGTCACAGAATTGGCGTGCCTCAGCATTTGGCGGACACCATTAAGCCGCTCGGTGCGCAGGTAGACGATCGGACTTTTCTCCAGGGTTCTTTGAAAGTGATATTGCAAGGTACGGTGGCTCATGGCCAAAGACTCGCACAACTCGACGACAGTGATAGGATCATCCTGGCGTTCACGCACGATTTTTCTGGTTTTGGTGACCACTTGCCAGGATTGATTCTGATAATAAACCGTCCTTGGCGCCGAATCGTCACAGAGCAATGTATCGGCTACCATTTGCAAAGCCATCATTTGTGTTTCTTGCACCAGCGTAGGGTATTGAATAAAGCCAGGCAGGGCCTTGAGCGTCGTGAAAACAGAACGCACAAATCGGACCAGGTTCTGATACTTTGTTTGGCTCAAATATAAAATCTTGGCACTCTTGCACTGCTGGTCCAGTCGCTCCTGATCGTCATCTGACAAGTACTGCATCAGAAATTTTCTCGAAATCACAATCAGGCCGATGGTGAGTTTTGCGGGCGAGACAAACTCAAAACCGTTTCTGCCAGAAAAAATATGCACTGCCTGCTGCTCGCAGAGGCTGCCACAAAACATGCCCTTTTCAATGCTATTCATCGGCACCCCGATGGAGATTTTCTCTTCATCCAGATAGCCTTGTTGATGGAGTTGCTGATTAGTAAACTCAAGGAATAATGACACCTCAGGCAAGTGTACATGGGTCAAAAAGCCATTAAAGTGCCCGGCCGAGAGCTGTGAGTAATCCTGATGCCAGCCTTGCAGGAACTGAGACTGCTCATCAAAATCCTGACTTTCCCTATGCAAATAGTTTGACTGTGGCAGCGTCAATAATGCCGCAGTGCGCGCGCAGTGTTCTAACATTATGGTATCCCTGAGTCTGCTTTATTATTGTGTGAGCTAACTGTAGTGCTGTGTTAGCAAATAACATTCCAACTCTCCTGTTTTAGCACACCGCCCAGCATTCAGCTTGCCATGCAGGTTTACAAAGCATTTCCTGTGCGCTTTTATTTCGTAGCAGTGGTTACCCCCATCACAAAGTTATCAATCCAGGTGCAATTAGGCATACTGCGCCTATTTTTAGTGCATTGCATGGGCGCAAAAAGCACTGTCTGCGCATGCGGTTGCTCACCTAATCCTCAAACCTCGCATCACCATTTTTATAGGCATCTTTGCCGATTTGGGATAGCCGCAGGGCACTGCAATCCGCAGAATGAGCTCACATTATTTATTAACAGGGACCCTATTTATGCGTAAATCTATCCTTTTTGCTCTTGCACTCGTCTCTGCAAGTTTCGTCTCCACGCTTAGCCAAGCAGAAGAAAAATCTGCCTGGACATTGTCCAGAAATATTGCCTTTGTGTCGGACTACTATTCCCGGGGTATTTCTCAGTCATGGCACATGCCTGCCGTGCAGGCGGGGATTGATATTGCCCATGAGAGCGGCTTTTATGCAGGCGTTTGGGGCTCAAGTATTTCGCCACAAACCTATGTCGATAGTACAACTGAAATTGATATTTACACGGGCTACAACGGCAGTTTTGCTGCAGTTGAAAAGCTCGCCTGGTCAGCGGGTGTAATTGGCTATGTCTATCCAGGCGGGAACTGGAACAAATGTCCCACTTGTACCTTAAGTGATGGCACTACCAAAGTCACAGCCAATCAGGGATTTGAAACAGTTGAGGCAAACGTGGGACTCAGCTATGACTGGATCAGTGCAAAAGCCTCGGTCACACTGACCGACTGGTTTGGTGCTAATAGAAATACCGGCTTTGAAAGTGGGAGCAAAGGTACGACCTATCTAGAGTTGAATGCAAATTATCCACTGCCATTTTATGATTTGATACTTGTTGGGCATATTGGCATCCTGGATGTGTCAACCAGGGTAACGCCAGGCGCATATGGTACCTATGACGCAGGCAAAGGAGTGCCGGATAACAAAGACTATAAAATCGGCTTGAGCAAGAATATCGCAATTGCGAATACCAATGGCATTAACTTGGGTCTTTACTACGTTGGCGCGGATGATACCGGTTACTGGAGCAGCCGCGGATTTGGTGGCTCCAGCTTTAATGGCGGCACAAAATCCAAAGACCTGACTGATAATCGCTGGATGGTCACAGTAAGTTCTACCTTCTGATCAACGCCGCGTTTGATCCGTGGTCGCGCGTCAGTCTGATGCGACTGGCGCAGCCTGGAGCGCCACTCCAGGCCGTTAGCGACCACACACAGTCCTCTCTCATACTCCCGGTTGACCGGGAGTTTTTTTATGTAAGGTGCGTTAGATGCTGGCGCTGCTAAGCATCAGCCTGTCATGACAGACCGTCCGGTTGCGACTAAACGTTCAAAATCCTGCGTACGCTGCGGGACTGAGAAATAATAGCCTTGGAACGTATTACATCCCAAACGGGTGAGAAGGTCGAGCTGCGCCTCGGTCTCCACCCCTTCGGCCAATACGTCGAGTTGCAGGCTGATCCCTAGTGAAATAATGGCATTGACGATACTTTGATGATCCTGGCCCTGCAACATGTCGCGTACAAACGACTGGTCGATCTTGAGCTGATCAAACGGGAAGCGCTTGAGATAAGACAGGGAAGAATAGCCCGTGCCAAAATCATCCAGCGAAAAACTGACACCCGCCGCTTTGAGCGCGGTCATTTTGGCGATGATATCTTCCACATTGTCGATCAACATGCTTTCCGTCAACTCAAGTTGCAGTCGGCCCGGGGCAATATTGGCCTCCGTCAGCAACTGCTGCACCTCCGTGACAAATGCTGATTGCAGGTACTGCTTGGGGCTGACATTCACGGCCAGCACCATTTGACTGAGTTGCGGATGAAATGCCCACTGCTGCAATAAGGCACAGGCCTGCTGTAAGACCCAGCGTCCCAGGGCGACAATTTGTCCGCTAGACTCGGCGAGGGCAATAAACTCACCGGGCATGATCAGGCCACGTTCAGGATGTTGCCAGCGCAACAGTGCTTCTGCACCGACCATCTGGTGCTGTCTGTTATATTGTGGCTGCAAATGCAAGACAAACTCCTGTTTTTCTATGGCCTCATGCAACTCCGCCTCCAGCGCCACGCGCTGACGGAGCTCGATTTCCATCTGCGCATCAAAAAACCGGTAGCCATTTCTGCCGGCCTCTTTGGCTTTATACATGGCCATATCGGCGCGTCTGAGCAGCTCATCGGTCTGACTCATGTCAGGATCAAACAAGACGACGCCAATGCTGGGGGTCGTGTAATGCTGGTAGTGATTGAGTTTGAACGGCTTTTTAAAGGCGCCTACGATTTTTTCACAAATTTTGCGCGCCTGCTTTTCCGCTTGGTCCGTCGCGGATGCCAAACTATCGAGCACGACCACAAACTCGTCGCCGCCCAGGCGGCTAACCGTATCCTGCCGCCGCACAGAGTGTTTAATGCGTTTGGCGACCTCAATCAGCAAGGCATCACCTACCGCATGCCCATGGGTATCGTTGAGTGTTTTGAAGTTATCAATATCGATAAACATCAAGGCGCCGCCGGTTTTTTTAAGTTGGGATTTATGGATATGGGCCGCCAGCCTGTCTTGCAGCAACAGCCGGTTGGGGAGGCCGGTCATGGTGTCGTAGTAGGCCAATTGGCGAATTTGCGCATCGGTGCGCTTGCGTTCGCTGATGTCCCTGAGTACAGCCACCCAATGCGTCACACGGCCACGCTTGTCATGCAGCGGCAAGGCATCCATTTCCAATGAAATGCCGTTGCCTTGATGGTCGACAGTCACCACTTCCGTTTTAATCGGTAATTGCTGTTGCCAGGCTTCCTTAATGCGTTGCAAATCGTTGGCAGGCGTACTGTTTTTAAACAGCTCAAACGGCGAAAGATGATTGTACTGGTCCACGGCCAAGCCGGTGATACGTGTAAACGCTTCATTTAAAAAGACAATTTTTTGCTGTAAAGGGGTGTGTACCGGCGCCTCAGTAATCATCACCATATCATTCAGCCGTGACACACCGCTTTGTAACAGCTTCAATTGTTCATCGGCCTGCTCGCGCTCAATCGCCAACCCCAGAATATGGGCATAACTCTCGACCATGTCCAGCTCGGCTGTCTCTGGCAGGTGGCGAGACTGACGATACATCGCCAGCATGCCAAGCACCCGTTGGCTGCGTGAGAAGATGGGCAAACTCCAGCAGGCACGCAAGCCATGTTTCAGCGCAAGGTCCGCATAGTCGGCCCATAGCGGATGCGTGCTGATGTCTTCGGCTATCACCCGGTTCTGGGTCAAACTGAGCATGCCATAGCCTGCAACAGGCAGCTGGCTCATCGCTTGTGCGTAGCTGGCTGGC
It includes:
- a CDS encoding EAL domain-containing protein, translating into MTRRWIVLVCTALLAMVWSAFAYAAPPTAPIRLQLKWHHQFQFAGYYAALQQGYYRDEGLAVEIIEGNQSIDPLKQVLSDQADYAIGDSEILISRLSGQPLIALAAIFQHSPYVLLSLQNSGIKRPQDLIGKRIMLSGEHGRLQFQAMLFKQHLDIHQMTLLPYRSNLDDLIEGRVDAMMAYAMDEPMQLQQRGYAPAILSNQAYGADFYGDVLFTTEQELLQHPARVEAFLRATKKGWKYAFNHQEAMANAIASMPGVAQRDINQQSLLQEARLMAPYVLSEVVPWGHMNEERWQSIAQTYAALGLVPANAQLQGFIYHHDVSIERPYVNWLIRGVFTLVLVVAVTVLWNLQMRRQVSERTRALQEEIDQRRQTEYLLKVAGNVAKIGGWVIDLPTKRMRWSDEVAALHELPPGYSPSLEEGMGLFVPAYRAIMSSALEKCMSEGTPYDLELEKVTVHGRRFWVRAMGQALRDEHGRIVQVQGSLQDITAQKQLEAIKQGQDKIQAMLLADIPLPEILHAAVQLIEAHFSEVYCVILQMDQDGRHLHHAASHRLPASYAQAMSQLPVAGYGMLSLTQNRVIAEDISTHPLWADYADLALKHGLRACWSLPIFSRSQRVLGMLAMYRQSRHLPETAELDMVESYAHILGLAIEREQADEQLKLLQSGVSRLNDMVMITEAPVHTPLQQKIVFLNEAFTRITGLAVDQYNHLSPFELFKNSTPANDLQRIKEAWQQQLPIKTEVVTVDHQGNGISLEMDALPLHDKRGRVTHWVAVLRDISERKRTDAQIRQLAYYDTMTGLPNRLLLQDRLAAHIHKSQLKKTGGALMFIDIDNFKTLNDTHGHAVGDALLIEVAKRIKHSVRRQDTVSRLGGDEFVVVLDSLASATDQAEKQARKICEKIVGAFKKPFKLNHYQHYTTPSIGVVLFDPDMSQTDELLRRADMAMYKAKEAGRNGYRFFDAQMEIELRQRVALEAELHEAIEKQEFVLHLQPQYNRQHQMVGAEALLRWQHPERGLIMPGEFIALAESSGQIVALGRWVLQQACALLQQWAFHPQLSQMVLAVNVSPKQYLQSAFVTEVQQLLTEANIAPGRLQLELTESMLIDNVEDIIAKMTALKAAGVSFSLDDFGTGYSSLSYLKRFPFDQLKIDQSFVRDMLQGQDHQSIVNAIISLGISLQLDVLAEGVETEAQLDLLTRLGCNTFQGYYFSVPQRTQDFERLVATGRSVMTG